The following proteins come from a genomic window of Blastococcus sp. HT6-30:
- a CDS encoding geranylgeranyl reductase family protein, whose translation MEHWDVVVVGGGPAGAAAALAARRARPSARVLVLDRADFPRDKVCGDGIAAEALDVLAGLGVDPATVTDGYPAVPRLRLRSPGGATVERATARPSYVIPRAVLDARLIAAAREAGAVLRRQVVRSVVVHPDAVEVDGSVTAGVLIGADGAESVVRRAVDVGRNRPDQLAVAIRGYAPEPPGQRGVQVITTTEQRWPAYAWSFPLGDGRANVGYGELVSGGATRAALVDGLQRLLPGVVADELRAHRLPLSTGRPRQPDGRVLLAGDAASLINPLTGEGIFYAVLSGALAGGAAGSGADAGAVYRWALAGRLGHHLRHSSVASGLSRWPVFMDAVFRAAAASQRVFDDVVVLGLADGRLTLPALAGAARHLRPPASAGE comes from the coding sequence GTGGAGCACTGGGACGTCGTCGTCGTCGGCGGGGGGCCGGCCGGCGCAGCCGCCGCACTGGCCGCCCGGCGGGCCCGCCCCTCGGCCCGCGTGCTGGTGCTCGACCGGGCCGACTTCCCCCGCGACAAGGTGTGCGGCGACGGCATCGCCGCGGAGGCGCTCGACGTCCTCGCCGGGCTCGGCGTGGATCCCGCAACGGTCACCGACGGCTATCCGGCCGTGCCCCGGCTGCGGCTGCGCTCCCCCGGCGGCGCGACGGTCGAGCGGGCCACCGCCCGGCCCTCGTACGTGATTCCCCGGGCGGTGCTCGACGCGCGGCTGATCGCGGCCGCCCGGGAGGCCGGGGCGGTGCTGCGCCGCCAGGTGGTCCGGTCCGTCGTGGTCCACCCCGACGCCGTCGAGGTGGACGGTTCCGTCACGGCCGGGGTCCTCATCGGCGCCGACGGCGCGGAGTCGGTGGTCCGCCGCGCCGTGGACGTCGGCCGCAACCGCCCCGACCAGCTGGCCGTCGCCATCCGGGGCTACGCACCCGAGCCACCAGGGCAGCGCGGCGTCCAGGTCATCACCACGACCGAGCAGCGGTGGCCGGCCTACGCCTGGTCGTTCCCGCTCGGGGACGGGCGGGCCAACGTAGGCTACGGCGAGCTGGTCTCGGGCGGGGCCACGCGCGCCGCCCTCGTCGACGGGTTGCAGCGCCTGCTGCCCGGGGTGGTGGCCGACGAGCTCCGCGCGCACCGGCTGCCGCTGAGCACCGGCCGCCCGCGCCAGCCCGACGGCCGGGTCCTGCTGGCCGGCGACGCGGCGTCGCTGATCAACCCGCTCACCGGCGAGGGCATCTTCTACGCCGTCCTCTCCGGTGCGCTGGCCGGCGGGGCCGCCGGCTCCGGCGCGGACGCCGGTGCGGTCTACCGGTGGGCGCTGGCCGGCCGGCTCGGCCACCACCTGAGGCACTCCTCCGTGGCGTCGGGTCTCAGCCGCTGGCCGGTGTTCATGGACGCGGTCTTCCGGGCCGCCGCGGCGTCCCAGCGGGTGTTCGACGACGTGGTGGTGCTGGGGCTGGCCGACGGCCGGCTGACCCTGCCGGCGCTGGCCGGCGCCGCCCGCCACCTGCGCCCGCCGGCGTCGGCCGGGGAGTAG
- a CDS encoding TIGR00730 family Rossman fold protein yields the protein MRIAVFTGSHAGPPAHAEAAAAFATGLARAGVGIVYGGGHVGMMGVVADAALAAGGEVVGVIPQHLVDDELAHPGLPRLEVVHSMHERKARMAELSDAFVALPGAAGTLEELFEAWTWGMLGLHAKPTALLDVDGFWQPLLAQLRRMVDDGYLDGARLDALGVVQDAGALLEFTEGYRHPARKWTAPPPA from the coding sequence GTGCGGATCGCCGTCTTCACCGGGTCCCACGCCGGCCCGCCCGCGCACGCCGAGGCCGCCGCGGCCTTCGCCACCGGGCTGGCGAGGGCCGGGGTCGGGATCGTCTACGGCGGCGGGCACGTCGGGATGATGGGCGTGGTCGCCGACGCGGCGCTGGCCGCCGGCGGCGAGGTGGTCGGGGTCATCCCGCAGCACCTGGTCGACGACGAGCTGGCCCATCCGGGTCTGCCGCGGCTGGAGGTCGTGCACTCGATGCACGAGCGCAAGGCCCGCATGGCCGAGCTCTCCGACGCGTTCGTCGCGCTGCCCGGCGCCGCGGGCACGCTCGAGGAGCTGTTCGAGGCCTGGACGTGGGGGATGCTCGGGCTGCACGCCAAGCCCACCGCCCTGCTCGACGTCGACGGGTTCTGGCAGCCCCTGCTGGCCCAGCTGCGGCGCATGGTCGACGACGGCTACCTGGACGGCGCCCGGCTCGATGCGCTGGGCGTGGTGCAGGACGCGGGCGCGCTGCTGGAGTTCACCGAGGGTTACCGGCACCCAGCGCGGAAGTGGACCGCCCCGCCGCCGGCTTGA
- a CDS encoding MaoC family dehydratase, whose amino-acid sequence MSTTTTMAEVPGLVGTQLGTSDWHEVTQEHVNLFADATGDHQWIHVDVERAKAESPFGGPIAHGYLTLSLLATLSGQVLAVTDTVMAVNYGLNKVRFPSPVPVGSRVRLTATAKSVEEVAGGLQVTLAAVIEREGGDKPVCIAEPVFRYYRG is encoded by the coding sequence ATGAGCACCACCACCACCATGGCCGAGGTCCCCGGACTCGTCGGCACCCAGCTGGGCACCAGCGACTGGCACGAGGTCACCCAGGAGCACGTGAACCTCTTCGCCGACGCGACCGGCGACCACCAGTGGATCCACGTCGACGTCGAGCGCGCCAAGGCCGAGAGCCCCTTCGGCGGCCCGATCGCCCACGGCTACCTCACGCTGTCGCTGCTCGCCACGCTCTCGGGGCAGGTCCTCGCCGTGACCGACACGGTGATGGCCGTCAACTACGGCCTGAACAAGGTGCGCTTCCCGTCCCCGGTGCCGGTCGGCTCCCGGGTGCGGCTCACCGCGACCGCGAAGTCGGTCGAGGAGGTGGCCGGCGGCCTGCAGGTGACGCTGGCCGCCGTCATCGAGCGCGAGGGCGGCGACAAGCCGGTCTGCATCGCCGAGCCGGTCTTCCGCTACTACCGCGGCTGA
- a CDS encoding NUDIX domain-containing protein, whose protein sequence is MLASTDGWTACSQGHRHWGRAGAAGLLIHRGGPDGVEVLLQHRAWWSHHGGTWGTPGGALHTGESPAAGALREVGEELGLAPGDVVLGAQSVDDHGGWAYTTVLARPARPFEASDLRLDGESDGVAWVPLAGLVAVQLHPGLAASLDRLRPLLAGDDA, encoded by the coding sequence GTGCTCGCCTCGACCGACGGCTGGACCGCCTGCAGCCAGGGGCACCGCCACTGGGGGCGGGCGGGCGCCGCCGGCCTGCTCATCCACCGCGGCGGCCCCGACGGCGTCGAGGTGCTGCTGCAGCACCGGGCCTGGTGGTCCCACCACGGCGGTACCTGGGGGACGCCGGGTGGCGCGCTGCACACCGGCGAGTCGCCGGCCGCCGGTGCGCTGCGCGAGGTGGGGGAGGAGCTCGGCCTCGCCCCCGGCGACGTCGTCCTGGGCGCGCAGTCGGTCGACGACCACGGCGGCTGGGCGTACACGACGGTGCTGGCCCGTCCGGCGCGGCCGTTCGAGGCGTCGGACCTCCGGCTGGACGGCGAGAGCGACGGCGTGGCCTGGGTCCCCCTCGCCGGGCTCGTCGCCGTGCAGCTGCACCCGGGCCTGGCCGCCTCCCTCGACCGGCTCCGCCCACTTCTCGCGGGCGACGACGCGTAG
- a CDS encoding 1,4-dihydroxy-2-naphthoyl-CoA synthase, with protein sequence MSARDDVSEIFDSSAWRPVEGFDFADITYHRAVDAGVVRIAFDRPEVRNAFRPQSVDELITALEHARLSTDVGCVILTGNGPSPKDGGWAFCSGGDQRVRGKYGYEHAQGSSGRLHILEAQRLIRFMPKVVICVVPGWAAGGGHSLHVVSDLTLASAEHARFKQTDADVGSFDGGFGSAYLARQVGQKFAREIFFLGEEYTAADAHAMGMVNRVVPHAELEATALEWGKKVVAKSPTAQRMLKYSFNLIDDGLVGQQLFAGETTRLAYMAEEAVEGRDAFLEKRDPDFTRFPWHV encoded by the coding sequence ATGAGCGCGCGCGACGACGTCTCCGAGATCTTCGACAGCTCCGCGTGGCGGCCGGTCGAGGGCTTCGACTTCGCCGACATCACCTACCACCGGGCCGTCGACGCCGGCGTCGTCCGCATCGCCTTCGACCGGCCCGAGGTGCGCAACGCCTTCCGGCCGCAGAGCGTCGACGAGCTGATCACCGCCCTGGAGCACGCCCGGCTGTCCACCGACGTCGGCTGCGTGATCCTCACCGGGAACGGGCCCAGCCCGAAGGACGGCGGCTGGGCGTTCTGCTCCGGTGGCGACCAGCGGGTGCGCGGGAAGTACGGCTACGAGCACGCGCAGGGCTCGAGCGGCCGGCTGCACATCCTGGAGGCCCAGCGGCTGATCCGCTTCATGCCCAAGGTGGTCATCTGCGTCGTGCCCGGGTGGGCGGCCGGTGGCGGGCACAGCCTGCACGTCGTCTCCGACCTCACGCTCGCCAGCGCCGAGCACGCCCGCTTCAAGCAGACCGACGCCGACGTCGGCAGCTTCGACGGCGGCTTCGGGTCGGCGTACCTGGCGCGGCAGGTCGGGCAGAAGTTCGCCCGGGAGATCTTCTTCCTCGGCGAGGAGTACACCGCCGCGGACGCCCACGCCATGGGCATGGTCAACCGCGTCGTTCCGCACGCGGAGCTCGAGGCCACCGCCCTGGAGTGGGGGAAGAAGGTCGTGGCGAAGTCGCCGACCGCGCAGCGGATGCTCAAGTACTCCTTCAACCTGATCGACGACGGCCTGGTCGGCCAGCAGCTGTTCGCCGGTGAGACCACGCGGCTGGCCTACATGGCCGAGGAGGCCGTCGAGGGCCGGGACGCCTTCCTCGAGAAGCGTGACCCCGACTTCACCCGTTTCCCCTGGCACGTCTGA
- a CDS encoding TetR-like C-terminal domain-containing protein: MSGTPGRPLSAELSEQLLAVAVDILAEEGWGRLNSDRVAARARAGKAGIYRRWPTMAALARAAVSRSELVVLPEDGGSMRADLLGLLTERWSQPLNREERAVASLLGAARHDEELRAGLDEALVRPLEAAVQEIGARAQRRGEGVRLERLRLLSSVLEAFWWQRYRMPEPFTAEQIGCVVDEVLVPLLRPAGETVAA; the protein is encoded by the coding sequence ATGAGCGGCACCCCGGGGCGGCCGCTCAGTGCGGAGCTGTCCGAGCAGCTGCTCGCCGTGGCCGTCGACATCCTGGCCGAGGAGGGGTGGGGGCGGCTCAACAGCGACCGCGTCGCCGCCCGCGCCCGCGCGGGCAAGGCGGGCATCTACCGCCGGTGGCCCACGATGGCGGCGCTCGCCCGCGCGGCGGTGAGCCGGTCCGAGCTGGTGGTGCTCCCCGAGGACGGCGGCTCGATGCGCGCCGATCTGCTGGGGCTGCTCACCGAACGCTGGTCGCAGCCGCTGAACCGCGAGGAACGGGCGGTGGCGAGCCTGCTCGGCGCGGCCCGGCACGACGAGGAGCTGCGCGCGGGCCTGGACGAGGCGCTCGTCCGGCCGCTGGAGGCGGCCGTGCAGGAGATCGGCGCGCGCGCCCAGCGACGGGGCGAGGGCGTCCGGCTCGAGCGCCTTCGGCTGCTGAGTTCGGTGCTCGAGGCGTTCTGGTGGCAGCGCTACCGGATGCCCGAGCCGTTCACCGCCGAGCAGATCGGATGCGTCGTCGACGAGGTGCTGGTGCCGCTGCTGCGGCCGGCCGGGGAGACCGTCGCCGCCTGA
- a CDS encoding NDMA-dependent alcohol dehydrogenase — translation MRTRAAVLREPETEYEIVELEVLDPGPGEVLVEMAYAGLCHSDEHLRHANPGGRYPIVGGHEGSGVVQAVGAGVTGVAPGDHVVTSFLPACGHCRYCASGRSNLCDKGATIATGQLPTGTFPYRLDGEPLGGFCMIGAFARHTLLSEFSCVRIDPWLPLDTAALVACSVPTGWGSAVYSGGVRPGDTVVVIGLGGVGVNAVQGAVHAGAMHVIGVDPVAMKREFAESLGATRTVADAGEAAALARELSRGTGADVVVVTVGKMSGDVYKAASGCVGKGGTLVLTALADRPEEGRATLNGQLTTVFENRVQGSMFGSCNPFTDIPRLLRMHEEGRLELDRLITRRYSLDEVDQGYRDQAAGETVRGLLVHSG, via the coding sequence GTGCGGACGAGAGCTGCGGTACTGCGCGAGCCGGAGACCGAGTACGAGATCGTCGAGTTGGAGGTCCTCGACCCCGGCCCGGGCGAGGTGCTGGTCGAGATGGCCTACGCCGGGCTCTGCCACTCCGACGAGCACCTGCGGCACGCCAACCCCGGCGGGCGGTACCCCATCGTCGGCGGGCACGAGGGCTCCGGCGTCGTCCAGGCCGTCGGGGCCGGCGTGACCGGGGTGGCCCCCGGCGACCACGTCGTCACCAGCTTCCTGCCCGCCTGCGGGCACTGCCGGTACTGCGCCTCCGGCCGGTCGAACCTCTGCGACAAGGGCGCGACCATCGCCACCGGGCAGCTGCCCACCGGCACCTTCCCGTACCGGCTCGACGGGGAGCCGCTGGGCGGGTTCTGCATGATCGGCGCCTTCGCGCGGCACACGCTGCTCAGCGAGTTCTCCTGCGTCAGGATCGACCCCTGGCTGCCGCTGGACACCGCCGCCCTGGTCGCGTGCAGCGTGCCCACCGGCTGGGGGTCGGCGGTCTACTCCGGTGGCGTCCGGCCCGGGGACACCGTGGTCGTCATCGGCCTCGGCGGGGTGGGGGTCAACGCCGTGCAGGGCGCGGTGCACGCCGGCGCGATGCACGTGATCGGCGTCGACCCGGTGGCCATGAAGCGCGAGTTCGCCGAGTCGCTCGGCGCCACCCGCACGGTCGCCGACGCCGGCGAGGCGGCGGCCCTCGCGCGGGAGCTGTCCCGCGGCACCGGCGCCGACGTCGTCGTCGTGACGGTGGGGAAGATGTCCGGGGACGTCTACAAGGCGGCGTCGGGCTGCGTGGGCAAGGGCGGCACCCTGGTGCTGACCGCGCTCGCCGACCGCCCCGAGGAGGGCCGGGCGACGCTCAACGGCCAGCTGACCACGGTGTTCGAGAACCGGGTGCAGGGCTCGATGTTCGGCTCCTGCAACCCGTTCACCGACATCCCGCGCCTGCTCCGGATGCACGAGGAGGGCCGGCTGGAGCTCGACCGGCTGATCACCCGCCGGTACTCCCTCGACGAGGTCGACCAGGGCTACCGCGACCAGGCGGCCGGCGAGACGGTCCGGGGCCTCCTCGTCCACTCCGGCTGA
- a CDS encoding HAD family hydrolase: MSSPRIAVLDVDGTLVDTNYQHALAWYRALRSLGETFPVWRIHRLIGMGGDRLPAALGGDDVEERIGDQARERWTEEFDRLIDEVAPLPGARELVQALRERGHRVVLASSGKAKHVDHSLDLLGLRDLAEAWTTSDDVESSKPAPDLLEVALEKLGEPADAPSVMIGDSVFDVEAARKAGMPALVVRSGGFGDEELRDAGALDVFDTPGDLAAALDRLDLSAG; this comes from the coding sequence ATGAGCTCCCCGCGCATCGCCGTCCTCGACGTCGACGGCACCCTCGTCGACACCAACTACCAGCACGCCCTGGCCTGGTACCGGGCCCTGCGGTCCCTGGGGGAGACGTTCCCGGTCTGGCGGATCCACCGGCTGATCGGCATGGGCGGCGACCGGCTGCCGGCCGCGCTCGGGGGCGACGACGTCGAGGAGCGCATCGGCGACCAGGCCCGCGAGCGGTGGACCGAGGAGTTCGACCGGCTGATCGACGAGGTGGCGCCGCTGCCCGGTGCCCGTGAGCTGGTCCAGGCGTTGCGCGAGCGCGGTCACCGCGTGGTGCTGGCCAGCTCGGGCAAGGCCAAGCACGTCGACCACTCGCTGGACCTGCTCGGCCTGCGGGACCTGGCCGAGGCCTGGACCACCAGCGACGACGTCGAGTCGAGCAAACCCGCGCCCGACCTGCTCGAGGTGGCGCTGGAGAAGCTGGGCGAGCCCGCGGACGCGCCGAGCGTGATGATCGGCGACTCCGTCTTCGACGTGGAGGCGGCGAGGAAGGCCGGGATGCCGGCGCTGGTCGTGCGGTCCGGGGGGTTCGGCGACGAGGAACTGCGCGACGCCGGTGCGCTCGACGTCTTCGACACCCCTGGTGACCTCGCGGCGGCGCTGGACCGGCTGGACCTCTCCGCCGGCTGA
- a CDS encoding glycerophosphodiester phosphodiesterase family protein — MSGPEVVAHRGATAEAPEHTLAAYRNAAVIGADAVECDVRMTRDGMLVCVHDRRVRHTSNGRGVVSALHLAELEQFRFGARRGRLDRWKDDTITAVTDEPDVENGLVLTLDRLLEYVTATPEPVRLAIETKHPTRHTNRVEQELVRSLRRYGLLQGDRPAEWSGKPAFRVMSFSQRAVRRVHALAPGVPTVQLIGKRLRPVRTELLAGSMSAVGPGLALLRADPGYVAAAQAAGKEVVVWTANTAADIDFLVGLGVDAVITDRPEEALRRLGRGTTPAA; from the coding sequence GTGAGCGGACCCGAGGTCGTCGCCCACCGCGGAGCCACCGCGGAGGCGCCCGAGCACACGCTGGCCGCGTACCGGAACGCCGCCGTCATCGGCGCCGACGCGGTGGAGTGCGACGTCCGGATGACCCGCGACGGCATGCTCGTCTGCGTCCACGACCGGCGGGTCCGGCACACCTCGAACGGCCGCGGCGTCGTCTCCGCCCTGCACCTCGCCGAGCTGGAGCAGTTCCGCTTCGGCGCCCGGCGCGGCCGGCTGGACCGGTGGAAGGACGACACGATCACCGCGGTCACCGACGAGCCCGACGTCGAGAACGGTCTGGTGCTCACCCTGGACCGGTTGCTCGAGTACGTCACCGCGACGCCCGAGCCCGTCCGGCTCGCCATCGAGACCAAGCACCCGACCCGGCACACCAACCGCGTGGAGCAGGAGCTGGTGCGGTCCCTGCGCCGCTACGGCCTCCTGCAGGGCGACCGTCCGGCGGAGTGGAGCGGGAAGCCGGCGTTCCGGGTGATGAGCTTCTCCCAGCGCGCGGTGCGCCGCGTCCACGCGCTCGCCCCCGGCGTGCCCACCGTGCAGCTCATCGGGAAGCGGCTGCGCCCGGTGCGAACCGAGCTGCTGGCGGGCTCGATGAGCGCCGTCGGCCCGGGGCTGGCGCTGCTGCGCGCCGATCCGGGGTACGTGGCGGCGGCGCAGGCCGCCGGCAAGGAGGTCGTCGTGTGGACGGCGAACACGGCCGCCGACATCGACTTCCTGGTCGGCCTCGGCGTGGACGCGGTCATCACCGACCGGCCGGAGGAGGCGCTCCGCCGGCTGGGCCGCGGAACGACCCCCGCGGCCTGA